A window from Bordetella petrii encodes these proteins:
- a CDS encoding sulfite exporter TauE/SafE family protein, whose product MHLFDSLPGLAPGLLAAVAVVFLLAGLAKGVVGMGLPTISMALLALFMAPAQAAALLVVPSLVTNLWQARPLSTLMPLLRRIGPMQLGVCAGTLAGAAVFGAPAGAWGAVALGAALLAYAAWGLFGTPRALPPRSEAWLGPCVGLLTGAITALTGVFVVPAVPYLQSLALDKDALIQAMGVSFTVSTVALAAGLWLNGSYGAGAAGASFAMLGPALLGMAAGQRLRRTLSPRMFRLCFMASLAALGAYQVIEGLGF is encoded by the coding sequence ATGCACCTGTTCGATTCTCTGCCGGGCCTGGCGCCCGGCCTGCTGGCCGCCGTGGCGGTCGTGTTCCTGCTGGCCGGCCTGGCCAAGGGTGTGGTGGGCATGGGCCTGCCCACCATTTCCATGGCGTTGCTGGCGCTGTTCATGGCGCCGGCGCAGGCGGCCGCCCTGCTGGTGGTGCCTTCGCTGGTCACCAATCTGTGGCAGGCGCGGCCCCTGAGCACGCTGATGCCGCTGCTGCGGCGCATCGGCCCCATGCAGTTGGGGGTTTGCGCCGGCACCCTGGCAGGCGCCGCCGTGTTCGGGGCGCCGGCCGGCGCCTGGGGGGCGGTGGCGCTGGGCGCGGCCTTGCTCGCATACGCGGCCTGGGGGCTGTTCGGCACGCCGCGGGCGCTGCCGCCGCGCAGCGAGGCATGGCTGGGGCCGTGCGTGGGGCTGCTGACCGGCGCCATCACCGCGCTGACGGGCGTGTTCGTCGTGCCGGCCGTGCCGTACCTGCAGTCGCTGGCGCTGGATAAAGACGCGCTGATCCAGGCCATGGGCGTGTCGTTCACGGTGTCCACGGTGGCGCTGGCCGCCGGGCTGTGGCTCAACGGCAGCTATGGCGCGGGCGCGGCGGGGGCTTCGTTCGCGATGCTGGGGCCGGCGCTGCTGGGCATGGCCGCCGGCCAGCGCCTGCGCCGCACGCTTTCGCCGCGCATGTTCCGCCTGTGCTTCATGGCCAGCCTGGCGGCGCTGGGCGCCTACCAGGTCATCGAGGGCCTGGGGTTCTAG